The genomic DNA TACAAAAAATGATAGCAAAAAAAATAATAAATAAAAAAAAAAAATTTATTATAATCAATAATATAAATAAAAATATTATTGGAGGATTTGTATTTGTTCAAATTAAAGAATACAAAGAATGGGATTTTAGTATAAAAAGATATTTAAATGAAATAAATCAAATAATATAAATTATTTTATTAATTATGTCAGATATAAAATATTCTGAAATATCTTCAATTTTAAAAAAACATTTATATAATTTTAAGATAGAATCAAAATTATCTGAATATGGTGTTGTAGTTCAAGTTGGAGATGGAATAGTCAGATCTTTTGGATTAAATCTATCATTTTATGGAGAGATAGTGGAATTCGATAAAAAAAAAATAAAAGGAATTGTCTTAAATCTTGAAGAAGATCATGTTGGTATTGTTCTACTCAATTCATCACAACGAATCATTATAAAAGAAGGGGATCTTGTAAGAAGAACAAAAAAACCTTTTTTTATAAAAGTAGGAAGAGGTTTATTAGGACGTGTTATAAATCCATTAGGAGATCCTATTGACGAAAAAGGTTCTATAAGTGGAACTTTATTTGAAGTTCCAGTAGAAAGAAAAGCACCAGGAGTTATTTATAGAGAACCGGTAAAAGAACCCTTGCAGACAGGAATAAAATTTATAGACTCAATGATTCCTATAGGTAAGGGACAAAGAGAATTAATTATTGGAGATAGACAAACTGGAAAAACTTCTATTGCTATAGATATTATTATTAATCAAAAAAAATTTTTTAAAAAAAATCCAGTTTATTGTATTTATGTTGCAATAGGTCAAAAAGCTTCTACTATAGCTAGAATAAAAAAAATATTAGAAGATAACAATGCAATGTATTATACCATAATAGTTTCTTCTAATGCCAATGATTCTGCATCAATGCAGGTATATGCACCTTTTTCTGGAACTTCTATAGGAGAATATTTTAGAGATTTAGGAGAATCTGCTCTAATTATATATGATGACTTATCTAAACAAGCAATTTCCTATAGAGAGATATCTTTATTATTAAGAAGGCCACCTGGAAGAGAAGCTTATCCAGGTGATGTATTTTATTTACATTCTCGTTTATTAGAAAGATCATCTAAAATTATAAGAGATCAAGATATAGCAAAAGAAATGAATGATATACCAAAATCTATAAAAAATTTTGTAAAGGGAGGTGGATCATTAACTGCTATACCAATTATTGAAACACAATCTGGAGATATATCATCTTATATACCAACTAATATAATATCTATTACTGATGGACAAATTTTTTTAGAAAAAGAATTATTTAATTCAGGAATACGTCCTGCAATTAATGAAAGTATTTCTGTATCCCGTGTAGGAGGTAATGCACAAATTGAATCTATGAGAAAAATATCTGCAACTCTAAAATTAAATCAGGCTCAATTTAAAGAATTAGAATCATTTTCAAAATTTGGATCAGAATTAGATTCTTCTACTATGAAAATTATAAAAAAAGGTAGAATAAATATGGAAATTTTAAAACAAGAATTATTAAATCCATATAAAATATCTGATCAAATTGCAATAATTTATATCGGAACAAAAAATATATTAGAAGATATACCAATTGATAAAATTAATCTATTTGAAAAAGAATATTTATTTTGTTTAAATAAAGAACATAATAAATTATTAGAATCGTTAAATAATGGTATTCTTAACGATGAAATATCAAAAAAATTAGAAAATGTTGCTATTAGTATAATAAATAAAATAAAACTGTAGTCAGTAACATGTCAAATTTAAAAGAGATTAAAAAAAAAATATATTCAATTAATTCAGTTATAAAAACTACAGAAGCTATGAAAATGATTTCTATATCAGAATTAAAAAAATATAAAAAACTTTTAAATCATATTGTAATTTACATGAATTATATGGAATTATTATTTATTGATTTAACAAAATTAGAAAAAAATATTTTTTTTTTAGAAAAAAGAAAAAATGGTAAAAAATTATTTATAATATTTACGTCTGACAAAGGATTATGTGGATCTTTTAATTTTTTAATTTTTGAAAAAATTATTCAAATTATAAAAGAAAAAGATTTAAACTATGAAAATTTTATGTTTTTTCCTATAGGAAAAAAAGGAATAGATTTTATCTATGAAAAAAAATTAAATAATTATTGGAATTATATTTTTTCATTAAAAAAAATTAAAATTTTTGTATCAAAAATAATAAAAGATTTTTGTAAAAAAAAAATATCATCAATATATTTGATTTATCATTCATTTAAAAAAAATAAAATTGTTATTGAAAAATTATTACCAATAATTCTTTATAAAAAAAACCATTCAAAATTTGGTATAAATCCTATTTTAGAATCTTCAAAAAAAAAAATATTTAATTATTTTATTCATAATTTTATTTCGATAAAATTAAGAAAAATTTTTTTAGAATCTATGTCCTCAGAACATACATTTCGTATGATTTCTATGAATAAAGCAACAGACAATGCTTCTGAGATTAAAAAAGATTTAATATTAAATTATAATAAAGAAAGACAAAATACTATTACTAAAGAAATATTAGAGATTATAAGCGGATTAGAATCAATTTAATATATGAAAAATAATATTATGTTAACAGGAATTAGAAGTACAGGAATTCCTCATTTAGGTAATATTTTAAGTGTTATTATTCCGTCTATTAAAATATCTAATAACAAAAAAAAAATAAATTCATCATTTATATTTATAGCGGATTTACATTCTTTAATTGATGATAATAAATATATTAAAGAAAGTATTTATCAAATTATGTCTACATGGTTATCATTTGGATTAAATATAAATAATTGTCTATTTTATAGACAATCTGATATCTCATCAGAAGTAACAGAACTTGCATGGTATTTTAGTTGTATTTTTCCTTATAAAAGATTAACATTATCTCATTCTTTTAAAGAAAGAATTTATAAAAATAATGAAAAAATAAATGTAGGTTTATTTACTTATCCAATTTTAATGGCTGCAGATATTTTATTATTTGATGGATCAATTATACCTATAGGAAAAGATCAAATACAACACATAGAAATTACTAGACGTATAGCT from Blattabacterium cuenoti includes the following:
- a CDS encoding F0F1 ATP synthase subunit gamma, translated to MSNLKEIKKKIYSINSVIKTTEAMKMISISELKKYKKLLNHIVIYMNYMELLFIDLTKLEKNIFFLEKRKNGKKLFIIFTSDKGLCGSFNFLIFEKIIQIIKEKDLNYENFMFFPIGKKGIDFIYEKKLNNYWNYIFSLKKIKIFVSKIIKDFCKKKISSIYLIYHSFKKNKIVIEKLLPIILYKKNHSKFGINPILESSKKKIFNYFIHNFISIKLRKIFLESMSSEHTFRMISMNKATDNASEIKKDLILNYNKERQNTITKEILEIISGLESI
- the atpA gene encoding F0F1 ATP synthase subunit alpha, which gives rise to MSDIKYSEISSILKKHLYNFKIESKLSEYGVVVQVGDGIVRSFGLNLSFYGEIVEFDKKKIKGIVLNLEEDHVGIVLLNSSQRIIIKEGDLVRRTKKPFFIKVGRGLLGRVINPLGDPIDEKGSISGTLFEVPVERKAPGVIYREPVKEPLQTGIKFIDSMIPIGKGQRELIIGDRQTGKTSIAIDIIINQKKFFKKNPVYCIYVAIGQKASTIARIKKILEDNNAMYYTIIVSSNANDSASMQVYAPFSGTSIGEYFRDLGESALIIYDDLSKQAISYREISLLLRRPPGREAYPGDVFYLHSRLLERSSKIIRDQDIAKEMNDIPKSIKNFVKGGGSLTAIPIIETQSGDISSYIPTNIISITDGQIFLEKELFNSGIRPAINESISVSRVGGNAQIESMRKISATLKLNQAQFKELESFSKFGSELDSSTMKIIKKGRINMEILKQELLNPYKISDQIAIIYIGTKNILEDIPIDKINLFEKEYLFCLNKEHNKLLESLNNGILNDEISKKLENVAISIINKIKL